GGGCACGTCGCCGGAGCGTCCCCCCTCGGGATCCCAGGAGTACTTGGTATCGCACCAGCGGCAGCCGACCGAGCAGCCCTGCAGCCTGACGAACACCGCGGGGAGGCCGGCCGTGGCTCCCTCGCCCTGGATCGAGTAGAAGACCTCGGCGATCCGGCCCGTGAGGGTCCGAAGCTGAAGCTCCATGAGTCGGGCAAATGGTAGCACGGATTTACCACTTGCCCGACGCGCCGGGGCTCTGGTATAAGGAACGCGCATCGGAAAGGAGGCCTTTCATGAGCCTGACCGATTCGCTCCAGCGTGATCGCTTGATCGTCGTGGCCGTGGACAAGGCCGCCGGCCGCCTCCGGGTGAAGGGCGAGGCAGAGGTGTGCACGGATCTGGCCTGCGGGGGCACCGTGATCGTCACCG
This window of the Candidatus Methylomirabilota bacterium genome carries:
- a CDS encoding 7-carboxy-7-deazaguanine synthase QueE encodes the protein MELQLRTLTGRIAEVFYSIQGEGATAGLPAVFVRLQGCSVGCRWCDTKYSWDPEGGRSGDVP